From a region of the Georgenia yuyongxinii genome:
- a CDS encoding NAD(P)H-quinone dehydrogenase — protein sequence MREGSRVVIVGGGPGGYEAALVARQLGAEVQVVERQGMGGSAVLTDVVPSKTLIATAEWMTLTEQAGELGIGADGGADGEAGALRADMDVVDQRVVRLAQKQSKDIRTRMERDGIEILAGTGRIGADISPSGTREVQVSLTDGGERTLEAEILLVATGATPRVLPTAQPDGERILTWAQMYNLTDIPEHLIVVGSGVTGAEFASAYNALGAEVTLISSRDHVLPGEDAHAAELIEGVFLRRRMHVLARARAAGARRVGDEVHVELTDGRVVTGSHCLMAVGGVPSTAGMGLEEAGVRLSASGHIEVDRVSRTRAPRVYAAGDCTGVLPLASVAAMQGRIAMWHALGDAVAPLDLSSVAANIFTAPEIATIGVTQKAIEAGEVDGAITRLPLQRNPRAKMLGIKEGFIKLFSDRSTGTVIGGVVVAPRASELIYPITIAVSQRLTVDQLANVFTIYPSLTGSIAEAARTLHRA from the coding sequence GTGCGTGAGGGCTCCCGCGTGGTGATCGTCGGCGGCGGCCCGGGCGGGTACGAGGCCGCGCTGGTGGCCCGCCAGCTGGGCGCCGAGGTGCAGGTGGTCGAGCGGCAGGGGATGGGCGGCTCCGCGGTGCTCACCGACGTCGTGCCCTCCAAGACCCTGATCGCCACCGCCGAGTGGATGACCCTGACCGAGCAGGCCGGCGAGCTGGGCATCGGCGCCGACGGCGGCGCGGACGGCGAGGCGGGGGCCCTGCGTGCGGACATGGACGTCGTCGACCAGCGGGTGGTGCGGCTGGCGCAGAAGCAGTCCAAGGACATCCGCACCCGAATGGAGCGCGACGGCATCGAGATCCTCGCCGGCACGGGCCGGATCGGCGCCGACATCAGCCCGTCCGGCACCCGCGAGGTCCAGGTGAGCCTGACCGACGGCGGTGAGCGGACCCTCGAGGCGGAAATCCTCCTCGTGGCCACCGGTGCGACGCCGCGGGTGCTGCCCACCGCCCAGCCCGACGGTGAGCGCATCCTCACCTGGGCGCAGATGTACAACCTCACCGACATCCCCGAGCACCTCATCGTCGTCGGCTCCGGCGTCACCGGTGCGGAGTTCGCCAGCGCGTACAACGCCCTCGGCGCCGAGGTCACCCTGATCTCCAGCCGGGACCACGTGCTGCCGGGGGAGGACGCGCACGCCGCCGAGCTCATCGAGGGCGTCTTCCTGCGCCGGCGCATGCACGTGCTCGCCCGCGCCCGGGCCGCCGGCGCCCGGCGCGTGGGGGACGAGGTGCACGTCGAGCTCACCGACGGTCGCGTGGTCACCGGCTCGCACTGCCTCATGGCCGTGGGCGGGGTGCCCAGCACCGCCGGCATGGGCCTCGAGGAGGCCGGGGTGCGGCTGTCGGCCTCCGGCCACATCGAGGTCGACCGGGTCTCGCGCACCCGCGCACCGCGCGTGTACGCCGCCGGGGACTGCACCGGCGTGCTGCCACTCGCGTCCGTGGCCGCGATGCAGGGCCGGATCGCCATGTGGCACGCCCTCGGCGACGCCGTCGCCCCCCTCGACCTGAGCTCGGTGGCCGCGAACATCTTCACCGCCCCCGAGATCGCCACCATCGGCGTCACCCAGAAGGCCATCGAGGCCGGCGAGGTCGACGGCGCCATCACCCGGCTTCCGCTGCAGCGCAACCCGCGCGCGAAGATGCTGGGCATCAAGGAGGGCTTCATCAAGCTCTTCTCCGACCGCTCCACCGGCACCGTCATCGGCGGGGTGGTCGTGGCGCCGCGGGCCAGCGAGCTGATCTACCCGATCACGATCGCCGTCTCGCAACGGCTGACCGTGGACCAGCTGGCCAACGTCTTCACCATCTACCCGTCACTGACCGGCTCGATCGCCGAGGCGGCCCGCACCCTGCACCGGGCATGA
- the dapE gene encoding succinyl-diaminopimelate desuccinylase, protein MATLPDLASTDVAELTAAVCDVASVSGEEGTLADAIEAALAAHGHLEVLRDGDAVVARTRLGRDRRVVVAGHIDTVPVKDNLPTWRRTTADGTEELWGRGTVDMKGGVAVALHLAAALTAPRWDVTWVFYDHEEVEADLNGLGRLVRVHPDWVRGDLAVLGEPTAGGIEGGCNGTLRAEVRTTGRTAHSARAWRGENAIHKAAEVLARLSAYEARDVEVDGLVYRESLGAVAVRGGIAMNMIPDECVVTVNYRFAPSRSTAGAEAHVREVFAGFDVTVTDLAGGARPGLDDPLVAGFVTAVTAVTGGAPGPKYGWTDVARFAELGVPAVNFGPGDPMLAHAADERVPLDQVRTCAAALRAWLAGEAPERGH, encoded by the coding sequence ATGGCCACCCTGCCGGACCTGGCGAGCACCGACGTCGCCGAGCTGACCGCCGCCGTGTGCGACGTCGCGTCCGTCTCCGGTGAGGAGGGGACGCTGGCCGATGCCATCGAGGCCGCGCTCGCCGCGCACGGGCACCTGGAGGTGCTGCGCGACGGCGACGCCGTGGTGGCCCGCACACGGCTGGGCCGGGACCGGCGCGTGGTGGTCGCCGGCCACATCGACACCGTGCCGGTGAAGGACAACCTGCCGACCTGGCGGCGCACCACCGCCGACGGCACCGAGGAGCTGTGGGGCAGGGGCACCGTGGACATGAAGGGCGGGGTCGCCGTCGCCCTGCACCTGGCCGCCGCCCTGACCGCCCCACGCTGGGACGTCACCTGGGTGTTCTACGACCACGAGGAGGTCGAGGCCGACCTCAACGGGCTCGGACGCCTCGTCCGGGTCCACCCCGACTGGGTGCGGGGCGACCTCGCGGTCCTCGGCGAGCCCACCGCCGGCGGCATCGAGGGCGGCTGCAACGGCACCCTGCGCGCGGAGGTCCGCACCACCGGCCGCACCGCCCACTCCGCCCGGGCATGGCGCGGGGAGAACGCCATTCACAAGGCTGCCGAGGTGCTCGCCCGGCTGAGCGCCTACGAGGCACGCGACGTGGAGGTCGACGGTCTGGTCTACCGGGAGAGCCTGGGCGCCGTCGCCGTGCGCGGCGGGATCGCCATGAACATGATCCCCGACGAGTGCGTGGTCACCGTCAACTACCGCTTCGCCCCGTCCCGGTCCACCGCCGGGGCCGAGGCCCACGTGCGGGAGGTCTTCGCCGGCTTCGACGTGACGGTCACCGACCTTGCGGGTGGCGCCCGCCCCGGCCTGGACGACCCGCTCGTGGCCGGTTTCGTCACCGCGGTCACCGCGGTGACCGGCGGGGCGCCCGGGCCCAAGTACGGCTGGACCGACGTCGCCCGGTTCGCCGAGCTCGGGGTCCCGGCGGTCAACTTCGGCCCCGGGGACCCCATGCTCGCCCACGCCGCCGACGAGCGGGTCCCCCTGGACCAGGTGCGCACCTGCGCGGCCGCGCTGCGCGCCTGGCTCGCCGGTGAGGCCCCGGAGCGGGGACACTGA
- a CDS encoding LOG family protein, whose translation MTREVHPHPHPDRNGYRKGPVLLRGAQVPEETTDARLLKPEQDTSWLHQDPWRVMRIQAEFVEGFGALAEVGPAISVFGSARVRAGEAEYALAEELGRRLVEAGYAVVTGGGPGVMEAANKGACEADGLSVGLGIELPFEQGMNQWVDLGVNFRYFFARKTMFVKYSQGFIVLPGGFGTMDELFEALTLVQTQKVSSFPIVLVGREYWRGLVDWLRDTMVARGTINRADMDLLPLVDTAEEAVAAVMAGVEVLHNEREAQEAAAVEAGGAPE comes from the coding sequence ATGACACGCGAGGTCCACCCCCATCCGCACCCCGACCGCAACGGCTACCGCAAGGGCCCGGTCCTCCTGCGCGGCGCCCAGGTGCCGGAGGAGACCACCGACGCACGCCTGCTCAAGCCCGAGCAGGACACCAGCTGGCTGCACCAGGACCCCTGGCGGGTGATGCGCATCCAGGCGGAGTTCGTCGAGGGCTTCGGCGCCCTGGCCGAGGTCGGCCCCGCCATCTCCGTGTTCGGCTCGGCCCGGGTGCGCGCCGGGGAGGCGGAGTACGCCCTGGCGGAGGAGCTGGGGCGGCGGCTCGTCGAGGCCGGCTACGCCGTCGTCACCGGCGGCGGCCCCGGCGTCATGGAGGCCGCCAACAAGGGCGCCTGCGAGGCCGACGGGCTCTCGGTGGGGCTGGGCATCGAGCTGCCGTTCGAGCAGGGCATGAACCAGTGGGTCGACCTTGGCGTGAACTTCCGGTACTTCTTCGCCCGCAAGACCATGTTCGTGAAGTACTCCCAGGGGTTCATCGTGCTCCCGGGCGGGTTCGGCACCATGGACGAGCTCTTCGAGGCCCTCACCCTCGTGCAGACGCAGAAGGTCTCCTCCTTCCCCATCGTGCTGGTCGGGAGGGAGTACTGGCGCGGGCTGGTCGACTGGCTGCGCGACACGATGGTCGCCCGCGGCACGATCAACCGGGCGGACATGGACCTGCTGCCACTGGTGGACACCGCGGAGGAGGCCGTCGCGGCCGTCATGGCCGGCGTGGAGGTGCTCCACAACGAGCGCGAGGCGCAGGAAGCCGCGGCCGTCGAGGCCGGCGGCGCGCCCGAGTGA
- a CDS encoding DUF3117 domain-containing protein has product MAAMKPRTGDGPLEVTKEGRGIVMRVPLEGGGRLVVELTPGEAGELSEALSAVAS; this is encoded by the coding sequence ATGGCCGCGATGAAGCCGAGGACCGGAGACGGGCCGCTCGAGGTGACCAAGGAGGGCCGGGGCATCGTCATGCGTGTCCCGCTCGAAGGGGGCGGCCGCCTGGTCGTCGAGCTCACTCCGGGCGAGGCCGGCGAGCTGAGCGAGGCGCTCAGCGCCGTGGCGAGCTGA
- a CDS encoding leucyl aminopeptidase family protein, protein MPIAPALPEIVQLTEGLDGGTWPTYEPTVVAVPVAPAPPGEEEVQPRGGVADVAALYGIDLLHEAERQDVTGAAGQAATVYLPRVLPGVAAVPWAELPPTVVLLGVGDGGAAALRKAGLALGRAAAGGATAVTTVGAGLAPEPLRAFVEGFLLAAYRMPRTGRSASPGKLPAERLVLLGTGGPATEAAVTAARAGVRATLLARVLGATPSNTKNPAWMAEQATELVTAAPRSEGQLDVAVHDESWLRRHDMGGILAVGSGSATPPRLVTVSWTPARTTAATRTVVLVGKGITFDTGGISLKPREAMVSMKTDMAGSAAVLAAVLAAAELGLPHRVTAVLALAENAMGGASYRPGDVVRITDGTTVEVSNTDAEGRMVLADGLAWAANSLTPDVLIDVATLTGAAKQGLGLRHAALYATDDALAARLLAAADAADEPAWRMPLMEDYQPTLDSDVADIAHAATDPHVKAGSVTAALFLRHFAGQVPWAHLDIAGPGRTGSKQGELPAQAATGYGARLLVRYLEALGS, encoded by the coding sequence ATGCCGATCGCCCCCGCCCTGCCCGAGATCGTCCAGCTGACCGAGGGGCTCGACGGCGGCACCTGGCCGACGTACGAGCCCACGGTCGTCGCCGTGCCGGTGGCCCCCGCGCCGCCGGGGGAGGAGGAGGTGCAGCCGCGCGGAGGGGTGGCCGACGTCGCGGCTCTGTACGGCATCGACCTGCTGCACGAGGCCGAGCGGCAGGACGTCACCGGGGCCGCCGGTCAGGCCGCCACGGTCTATCTGCCCCGGGTGCTGCCCGGGGTCGCCGCCGTCCCGTGGGCCGAGCTGCCGCCCACCGTGGTCCTCCTCGGCGTGGGCGACGGCGGGGCCGCCGCGCTGCGCAAGGCCGGCCTGGCGCTGGGCCGGGCGGCTGCCGGCGGGGCGACGGCGGTCACCACCGTGGGCGCGGGCCTGGCGCCCGAGCCGCTGCGGGCCTTCGTCGAGGGCTTCCTCCTCGCCGCCTACCGCATGCCCCGCACCGGCCGGTCGGCGTCGCCGGGCAAGCTGCCCGCGGAGCGGCTGGTGCTGCTCGGCACCGGCGGGCCCGCCACCGAGGCGGCCGTCACCGCCGCCCGGGCCGGGGTGCGGGCCACCCTGCTCGCCCGGGTGCTCGGGGCGACGCCGTCGAACACCAAGAACCCCGCGTGGATGGCCGAGCAGGCCACCGAGCTGGTCACGGCGGCTCCCCGCAGCGAGGGGCAGCTCGACGTCGCGGTGCACGACGAGTCGTGGCTGCGCCGCCACGACATGGGCGGCATCCTCGCGGTCGGCTCCGGCTCGGCCACCCCGCCCCGGCTCGTGACGGTCTCGTGGACGCCGGCGCGCACCACCGCCGCCACCCGCACCGTGGTCCTCGTCGGCAAGGGGATCACGTTCGACACCGGCGGCATCTCGCTCAAGCCGCGCGAGGCCATGGTCTCGATGAAGACCGACATGGCCGGCTCCGCCGCCGTCCTCGCCGCCGTGCTCGCGGCCGCGGAGCTTGGTCTGCCGCACCGGGTGACCGCCGTCCTCGCGCTCGCGGAGAACGCCATGGGCGGGGCGTCCTACCGGCCGGGCGACGTCGTGCGGATCACCGACGGCACCACCGTCGAGGTGTCCAACACCGACGCCGAGGGGCGCATGGTGCTCGCTGACGGTCTCGCCTGGGCGGCGAACTCCCTCACGCCCGACGTCCTCATCGACGTCGCCACCCTCACGGGTGCGGCGAAGCAGGGTCTCGGGCTGCGTCACGCAGCCCTCTACGCCACCGACGACGCGCTGGCGGCCCGCCTGCTCGCCGCCGCGGACGCGGCGGACGAGCCCGCCTGGCGGATGCCCCTAATGGAGGACTACCAGCCCACGCTCGACTCCGACGTGGCCGACATCGCTCACGCCGCCACGGACCCGCACGTCAAGGCCGGGTCGGTCACGGCGGCCCTGTTCCTGCGGCACTTCGCCGGCCAGGTGCCGTGGGCGCACCTGGACATCGCCGGCCCGGGCCGGACCGGCAGCAAGCAGGGCGAGCTGCCGGCCCAGGCGGCGACCGGCTACGGCGCCCGCCTGCTCGTGCGCTACCTCGAGGCGCTGGGCTCCTGA
- a CDS encoding O-methyltransferase: MVADKALSWAYTEEFVPEDDPTAEARLRAEELGVVPVPAGTGAALRVLAAASRAHSVAEVGTGTGVSALWLLGGMTPDGVLTTIDVESEHQRAARQAFTAAGIKPARTRLIAGRALDVLPRLADRAYDLVLVDGDPTEAADDVDQAVRLLRPGGILAVNAALWRDRVADPARRDDTTVAVRELGRRVRTDERLVSALLPSGDGLLVGVRR, translated from the coding sequence ATCGTTGCCGACAAGGCCCTGTCCTGGGCCTACACCGAAGAGTTCGTCCCCGAGGACGACCCCACCGCCGAGGCGCGGCTGCGCGCGGAGGAGCTTGGCGTCGTCCCGGTGCCCGCCGGCACGGGGGCGGCCCTGCGGGTGCTCGCCGCGGCGAGCCGGGCGCACTCCGTGGCGGAGGTCGGGACCGGCACGGGCGTCAGCGCGTTGTGGCTGCTCGGCGGGATGACCCCGGACGGTGTGCTCACCACGATCGACGTCGAGTCCGAGCACCAGCGGGCCGCCCGCCAGGCGTTCACCGCGGCCGGCATCAAGCCGGCCCGCACCCGGCTCATCGCCGGCCGCGCCCTGGACGTCCTGCCCCGGCTCGCGGACCGCGCCTACGACCTGGTCCTCGTCGACGGCGACCCGACCGAGGCGGCCGACGACGTCGACCAGGCCGTCCGGCTGCTGCGCCCGGGCGGGATCCTCGCCGTCAACGCGGCGCTGTGGCGCGACCGGGTGGCGGACCCCGCCCGGCGTGACGACACCACCGTCGCCGTGCGCGAGCTCGGCCGGCGGGTGCGCACCGACGAGCGGCTGGTCAGCGCGCTGCTGCCCTCCGGCGACGGGCTCCTGGTGGGCGTGCGCCGCTGA
- the sigE gene encoding RNA polymerase sigma factor SigE, giving the protein MPDDDRPSGPSAPGTPDGAWAPPSWEQIVTEHSPRVYRLAYRLTGNKADAEDLTQETFVRVFRSLQSYKPGNFDGWLHRITTNLFLDQARRRSRVRLDPIGEATDRLPSAHDAEEPERGFEHAHLDLDVQAALDALPPRYRAAVVLCDIEGLSYEEIAATLDIKMGTVRSRIHRARAMLRDQLAHRRPAGAPAPGPAAAPVPEPAPAPAFGGAG; this is encoded by the coding sequence ATGCCTGACGACGACCGGCCCTCCGGACCGAGCGCCCCGGGCACCCCAGACGGTGCCTGGGCGCCGCCGTCGTGGGAGCAGATCGTCACGGAGCACTCCCCGCGCGTGTACCGGCTGGCCTACCGGCTGACGGGGAACAAGGCAGACGCGGAGGACCTCACCCAGGAGACGTTCGTCCGGGTATTCCGCTCGCTGCAATCCTACAAGCCCGGCAACTTCGACGGGTGGCTGCACCGGATCACCACCAACTTGTTCCTCGACCAGGCCCGACGGCGCTCGCGGGTGCGGCTGGACCCCATCGGTGAGGCCACCGACCGCCTGCCCAGCGCCCACGACGCCGAGGAGCCCGAGCGTGGGTTCGAGCACGCCCACCTCGACCTCGACGTCCAGGCCGCCCTCGACGCGCTGCCGCCGCGCTACCGCGCCGCCGTGGTGCTGTGCGACATCGAGGGCCTCTCCTACGAGGAGATCGCCGCAACCCTCGACATCAAGATGGGCACGGTCCGCTCCCGCATCCACCGGGCCCGCGCCATGCTCCGCGACCAGCTCGCGCACCGTCGGCCGGCCGGCGCGCCCGCCCCTGGACCCGCCGCCGCGCCGGTCCCCGAACCCGCCCCCGCGCCGGCTTTCGGGGGCGCCGGATGA
- a CDS encoding anti-sigma factor family protein: MSHLGEDVTALVDGQLPPGRAEELLAHVVGCEECAAAIATERDARLRLAAARDMTPSVELTSRLIAMAAEPPQDNRGARALVDVALRPLTSGRTRRRLVARSGFVLAGAAGVAGVLVIVGTLVEQTGDPSAMVAQLTGAAPGRSQLVVSPDTVGLTAEKSAPDTTRAALSWLQEHGWSAPAALPDGLRVSHVDTVHGPEGDQLLQMELVGQGRQVMILEQYGVLDPVSVADLPVIDLGKHDAYELPVPGTALVLQAGDITVLVAASTEDGTVAEVAAAFPATAPGSDMSDRLDRGWQTLVGWTDLIAETR; the protein is encoded by the coding sequence ATGAGCCATCTCGGCGAGGACGTCACCGCGCTGGTGGACGGGCAGCTGCCACCCGGGCGGGCGGAGGAGCTGCTGGCCCACGTGGTCGGGTGCGAGGAGTGTGCCGCCGCGATCGCCACCGAGCGGGACGCCCGGCTGCGGCTGGCCGCGGCCCGTGACATGACCCCGAGCGTCGAGCTCACCAGCCGGCTGATCGCCATGGCCGCGGAGCCACCGCAGGACAACCGCGGCGCGCGGGCGCTGGTGGACGTGGCCCTGCGCCCGCTCACCAGCGGGCGCACGCGGCGCCGTCTCGTCGCACGCAGCGGCTTCGTCCTCGCCGGGGCGGCGGGGGTCGCCGGGGTGCTCGTGATCGTCGGGACGCTCGTGGAACAGACCGGGGATCCGTCGGCGATGGTCGCCCAGCTCACCGGCGCCGCGCCCGGCCGGTCCCAGCTCGTGGTGTCCCCGGACACCGTGGGCCTCACGGCCGAGAAGTCCGCGCCCGACACCACCCGGGCGGCGTTGAGCTGGCTGCAGGAGCACGGCTGGAGCGCTCCCGCCGCCCTGCCGGACGGGTTGCGCGTGAGCCACGTGGACACCGTCCACGGCCCGGAGGGGGACCAGCTCCTGCAGATGGAGCTGGTGGGACAGGGCCGGCAGGTGATGATCCTGGAGCAGTACGGCGTGCTCGACCCCGTCTCGGTCGCGGACCTGCCCGTGATCGACCTCGGGAAGCACGACGCCTACGAGCTTCCGGTGCCGGGCACCGCCCTCGTGCTGCAGGCCGGTGACATCACCGTGCTCGTCGCCGCGTCCACCGAGGACGGGACGGTCGCCGAAGTCGCGGCCGCCTTCCCGGCCACCGCTCCGGGTTCGGACATGTCCGACCGTCTGGACCGCGGCTGGCAGACTCTCGTCGGGTGGACCGACCTGATCGCCGAGACCCGGTGA